Part of the Planctomycetaceae bacterium genome, CGTTGACGACACGGTGCGTGTCGCCGGGAAGAGGCGGCTTGACGTTCATCGGTTCCACCAGCGATGCCGTCACCAGGACCATCAACTCCGTCTCGCCGGTGGTGTGGCGGACGGATCGGGCCAGGGGGCCCAGGATGGGCAGGTCGCCGATGCCGGGGATTCGCGAGTTGCGGGCGGTGGTGGCGCGGTTGATCAGCCCGGCCATGGCGAAGGTCTGGTTGCTCCTGAGTTGAAGGGTGGTCTCGGCGCGTCGGGTTCGCAGCGAGGGGATGCGGAAGCCCTGCATCTCGACGGCCCCGGCGTCGGACAGTTCGCTCACTTCCGGAGCGACGAACAGGCGGATGCTGTTGTCGCCCAGGACGGTCGGGCGGAACCGCAGGCGCACGCCGAACTCGCGGTACTCGATGGTGATGCTCGTGCCGCCGCCGGTGCTGGTCCCCTGCACGACGGGGATCGGGAACTCGCCGCCGGCGAGGAAACTGGCCTCCTCGCCGCTCAGCGCCACCAGCGTCGGCTCGGCCAGGATGCGCAGGTACTGGTTCTCCGCCAGCGCCTGGAGGAAGAACTGGAAGTTCCAGTCGGGAAAGCCCCCGAAGAGCGTGACGTTGGGGCTGACCGAGACGTCGGCGTTGAAGGTGAAGGGAATGGTGTTGGCGGCGTTGACCCCGGCGGCCGGTCCGATGCTCATGGGCACCAGCGCCCCGCCCATATCCGGACCGATCTGCGAACCGCCGAAGAAATCGCTTCCGCCGTCGAAGACGTTCAGACCCAGCGCTCGGATGGCGGTGCGGCTGAC contains:
- a CDS encoding pilus assembly protein N-terminal domain-containing protein, whose protein sequence is MCIAAVAVQWARAQEPEPASTTQQAPTEKVYSVDLGKSTVIKSSWPVKRVAVTDDKVAAVQVLSPNQVLLQGKKVGSTDVILWRDDEVFEKARVNVVLDLNEIREQFKTMFPHAVINITQGAGAITVEGKVTRAEEALQIRRYFEARGVKHVDMSRLAGVQQVMLHVRVAEVSRTAIRALGLNVFDGGSDFFGGSQIGPDMGGALVPMSIGPAAGVNAANTIPFTFNADVSVSPNVTLFGGFPDWNFQFFLQALAENQYLRILAEPTLVALSGEEASFLAGGEFPIPVVQGTSTGGGTSITIEYREFGVRLRFRPTVLGDNSIRLFVAPEVSELSDAGAVEMQGFRIPSLRTRRAETTLQLRSNQTFAMAGLINRATTARNSRIPGIGDLPILGPLARSVRHTTGETELMVLVTASLVEPMNVKPPLPGDTHRVVNDWELFCQGKIEGTVKVPAKAACEEIQWLQQQGLHRLVGPGAWQRHGQYSPVSRAKACPMPQPAATTQPAREPGS